In Platichthys flesus chromosome 20, fPlaFle2.1, whole genome shotgun sequence, a single genomic region encodes these proteins:
- the tnrc6ba gene encoding trinucleotide repeat-containing gene 6B protein isoform X1, whose amino-acid sequence MEDKKRKKDDKRKREASQKVTEHKNKVPDLTKPASAQSPATQSSSASPSPGPTPSASPSPATSGPGSAAPPSQGGNNAKRLGVANGQPTSTTSSSSTAGSPGAAGNGSTSSGGGSQAPQQQPRYMPREVPPRFRCQQDHKVLLKRGQPPLSSMLLGGGGGGGGGDGPNANMAAVSDTGAVTSSLALTTSSSAAASTTTSNYANSMWGASSGSQTSSQGRVIVDGNNLEEWPSIAGNDGGSASFTRAAGGSSSSSSSSSNNNNGMPVNSISASGNHSSPTSSFSLPNECMQSSNGVAWGTAATQGHLGGGSAVATAGPLLQQPSSISKASTVPGSHDTSGPVDGSSGIPGANFNPNANPSAWPALVQQDGPAAAGEGGPSSFHHQGPGGSLSANNSASLGPGSGAVGVLGGHPPLSVNQSSTHQHQLHQMQSRDREMGGGKWESESAGPKIAGGEGIGGGMDRGVGGCGMSVGDHNLASSWRGQPSYPAANSKTGASRTDGWEGGGAGTGGSGAAEGDNGTSGWGYSSSASGATWGSAGTGGDSSQTSGVSQGGWGSSGVGVGGERGVSGGDWGGSSTGIGGANPGGEGKSGACSSTSSSSGGSAAGNPPATSSSSSTATTLTRVWDNQKGEGETGEWGGGVGGQEARGESSSSGGNSRNGSGPNSRYNCPRHQAPNAEAALQNLLSRTDLDPRVLSNTGWGQTQIRQNIAWDFEEQGGQNKGGLSSASSKHPSSHGSSSQSSGGQRTHITESVGPGVNPSQVPSAGSSGEGWESSSNSSSSGASLSGRAPPPSGPNLRNLSVSQSGQVTTTGSGMGSGVIPGHNQQGKTIGWGGEGMGTRDGKEAKGWGNEEYRGSSRGGNGAGWGDTGQQGDPASGGWGGNRENREEKGAGGWKDMGGSGGGSGWGSGQKVGAGRDWGEQESKSNSGGGGWEAERKTGGGISGGDTGGGGWGSWDDSAPRRTWGAGGTGGGGGGMGVGGMGSKPHPNWSGGNKMHQMPNSQLGSITGPQAQLQQQQSQPRNQNPQLQQALDQGALQGGGGRKLVSQAENQNQSSGWTSGPIPGGPAGGGSGSEPSGWEEPSPQSVSRKNEIDDGTSAWGDPTHCNYKPVNLWDKNGDPAGQQLHVQGPAQQQQQQQQQQQQQKQQLQQQQQQLQLQQQQQQQQQQQQQQQQQQQQQQQQQQQQQQQQQQQQQQQQQQQQQQPPQQLQGPQIQQQSSRQAAGLGGNRDYNTGHGPAKASAMDPSGWGGTSPSSPTVDNGTAAWGKSIEAPAGWGDPDNASGKTTSWGNPSPNPIKSGTKSMQDSWGEKECSVTASRHSSWEDEEEGGGGGMWNSTGSQGSGSSWGQGSNGGWGQSHPGKKPNTKGPLKAGGGDSWMSPINRQFSNMGLLNDDPSGPNIDMAPGSLQEKKIEAEKRGMGMNDYNGDMRKGGRGGGGMPYRPPGLKEAAPGDVGSYYDKTLPLTNQDGCLGEEGPCSLYSPPTVYKPHSLFNHTIPFRQGGHGIFGSGGGIAQSRYQPSVPPINQSPGIRAQVPHQFLSPQVPGSVLKQMPPPSGSVGGVGGVGGVAGVGGGVFPPQLSPQHIAMLSSIYPPHIQFQLACQLLLQQQQQPHQQQQQLLQNQRKFTPNVRQQADPQQLARIMAVLQQQRQQQQVGGLGGNSKLSPSHHGVGGMGGPKLPVADPMPHPGLSGSVADLHSKNLGPYSGFSSGMNIPGLDLGGSVVGGPGGMKDLGIQQSRFKWMMEGHSSPDTTTPENAFHKNGPIAPIKMPGGSPYSQYDMMVGDGLGDNWHRTPGKMIPKPTTTTSWPPEFQPGVPWKGIDRVDPESDPYMTPGSMMANACSPNLNDTEHQLLQDNTDSTPPLNTLLPSPGAWPYSASDSPLNNAHNSVKYTDYKTSWPPEPIGHKSWKASRGTSQTQLSRPPPGLMSQKQPSSSPWSGGAPRQAGRSWGGSTSTSGSTWSDGSSRESCWLVLSNLTPQIDGSTLRTICMQHGPLLTFHLGLTQGTALIRYGSKQEAAKAQSALHMCVLGNTTILAEFVSEEDVARYIAHSQAGGTGTGGTASSSAGSGPTSSSVVGANSNGGSCDRGGSGGVEGGSTSGGAGNGGAGPTSSGWQSMDSTGSSSDPSGGQGPGLGVFSQWSNNGTGMGGSGGVEAGRQGLWGGMGGMSGGGYQSSSLWGSPSLDDRHQMGSPASLLPGDLLGGGADSI is encoded by the exons ATGGAAgacaagaaaaggaaaaaagacgacaaaaggaaaagggaagCCTCTCAGAAG GTTAcagaacacaaaaacaaag TGCCAGACTTGACCAAGCCGGCATCTGCCCAGTCTCCTGCCACTCAGAGCAGCTCTGCCTCCCCTAGCCCTGGACCCACCCCCTCTGCCTCCCCATCCCCAGCCACCTCAGGCCCTGGCAGTGCTGCCCCCCCATCACAGGGCGGCAACAATGCCAAGCGCCTGGGGGTGGCCAACGGACagcccacctccaccaccagtTCTTCCTCCACCGCTGGCAGCCCCGGTGCTGCTGGAAACGGCAGTACAAGTAGTGGAGGTGGATCCCAGGCGCCTCAGCAGCAACCGCGCTACATGCCGAGAGAAGTGCCCCCGCGATTCCGCTGCCAGCAGGACCATAAAGTGCTACTGAAGAGGGGTCAGCCGCCACTGTCCTCTATGCTGctgggagggggaggaggaggaggcggaggggaTGGCCCAAATGCAAACATGGCTGCTGTCTCAG ACACTGGTGCGGTTACCTCCTCATTGGCCCTCACCACATCatcatcagctgctgcttctactactacttctaATTATGCAAATTCCATGTGGGGGGCAAGCTCAGGCAGCCAGACCTCCTCTCAGGGCAGGGTGATTGTCGATGGCAACAACCTGGAGGAGTGGCCTAGCATCGCTGGCAATGATGGCGGATCAGCTTCATTCACCAGGGCTgcaggcggcagcagcagcagcagcagcagcagcagcaacaacaacaatggaaTGCCTGTGAACAGCATCAGTGCCTCTGGCAACCATTCCTCACCCACTTCCTCATTCTCTTTGCCCAATGAATGTATGCAGTCGTCCAATGGTGTGGCATGGGGGACGGCTGCCACCCAGGGTCATCTTGGAGGAGGGAGTGCAGTAGCTACAGCTGGGCCTCTGCTACAACAGCCCTCCTCAATTTCCAAAGCCTCCACTGTGCCAGGGAGCCATGATACCAGTGGCCCCGTCGATGGAAGCAGTGGGATTCCAGGTGCCAACTTCAATCCAAATGCCAACCCTTCGGCCTGGCCTGCCCTTGTGCAGCAGGATGGGCCCGCTGCTGCAGGGGAAGGAGGTCCGTCTTCCTTCCATCACCAGGGCCCTGGAGGGTCTTTGTCTGCCAACAACTCTGCTTCCCTGGGGCCGGGAAGCGGGGCAGTCGGGGTGCTGGGGGGTCACCCACCTTTATCTGTGAATCAATCAAGCACCCATCAGCACCAACTTCACCAAATGCaatccagagacagagagatgggagGGGGGAAGTGGGAAAGCGAATCAGCGGGACCAAAAATCGCAGGTGGGGAAGGGATTGGGGGAGGAATGGACCGTGGTGTGGGAGGATGCGGAATGAGTGTGGGAGACCACAACCTTGCCTCCTCATGGAGAGGCCAGCCTTCTTACCCTGCAGCTAACTCCAAAACGGGTGCCTCAAGGACTGATGGATGGGAGGGCGGAGGTGCTGGCACAGGGGGATCCGGAGCTGCTGAAGGTGATAATGGGACCTCAGGTTGGGGTTATTCAAGTTCCGCGAGTGGGGCTACTTGGGGTAGTGCTGGAACTGGAGGAGACAGTAGTCAAACCTCTGGTGTATCTCAGGGAGGCTGGGGGTCATCGGGAGTAGGAgtaggaggggagagaggagttTCTGGTGGTGATTGGGGTGGGAGCTCCACTGGTATTGGTGGAGCTAAtccaggaggagagggaaagagtgGAGCCTGCAGCAGTACCAGCAGCAGTAGTGGGGGTAGCGCAGCTGGCAACCCCCCTgccacctcctcatcctcctctacGGCCACCACTTTGACTAGAGTCTGGGACAATCAGAAGGGAGAGGGTGAAACAGGGGAATGGGGCGGTGGAGTAGGAGGACAGGAAGCACGGGGAGAATCTTCTTCTAGCGGCGGAAACTCCAGAAATGGGAGCGGACCTAACAGCCGTTACAATTGTCCTCGCCACCAGGCACCTAATGCTGAAGCTGCCTTACAGAATCTTCTAAGTCGAACTGATCTGGACCCACGGGTTCTGTCTAACACAGGCTGGGGCCAAACACAGATCCGACAAAACATAGCCTGGGATTTCGAAGAACAGGGAGGACAGAATAAAGGTGGATTGtcatcagcttcatcaaaaCATCCGTCTTCACATGGTAGTAGTTCTCAGTCTTCTGGTGGACAAAGGACCCATATCACTGAATCAGTGGGTCCAGGGGTCAATCCTTCCCAGGTTCCATCTGCCGGGTCTTCTGGAGAGGGTTGGGAGAGCAGCAGTAACAGTAGCAGTAGTGGGGCCTCTCTGTCTGGGAGAGCCCCACCACCTTCAGGCCCCAACTTGAGGAATCTCAGCGTCTCACAATCTGGGCAAGTGACCACAACAGGCTCGGGTATGGGGTCAGGGGTAATACCAGGACATAACCAGCAGGGGAAGACTATAGGCTGGGGTGGAGAAGGGATGGGGACGAGGGATGGCAAAGAGGCTAAAGGCTGGGGGAATGAGGAATATAGAGGCAGTAgtagaggaggaaatggagcagGATGGGGTGATACTGGGCAACAGGGTGACCCAGCGAGTGGAGGCTGGGGAGGAAATCGGGAAAATCGGGAGGAAAAAGGGGCAGGGGGTTGGAAAGACATGGGTggaagtggtggaggaagtgggtGGGGATCTGGACAGAAGGTTGGGGCAGGAAGGGACTGGGGTGAGCAAGAGTCCAAATCaaacagtggaggaggaggatgggaggCTGAGAGGAAGACTGGAGGAGGAATCTCAGGTGGGGATACAGGTGGGGGTGGTTGGGGAAGCTGGGATGATAGTGCTCCTCGGAGAACCTGGGGAGCAGGGggtacaggaggaggaggagggggtatGGGCGTTGGGGGTATGGGGTCCAAACCCCATCCAAATTGGAGTGGAGGAAACAAAATGCACCAGATGCCAAACAGCCAGTTGGGCtccatcacaggccctcaggcaCAACTGCAACAGCAACAATCACAGCCACGCAATCAGAATCCACAGCTGCAGCAAGCGTTGGACCAAGGGGCTTTGCAAGGGGGCGGGGGAAGGAAACTTGTATCTCAAGCCGAGAATCAGAACCAAAGCTCAGGCTGGACCTCAGGGCCCATCCCTGGTGGTCCCGCTGGAGGTGGAAGTGGATCTGAACCAAGTGGCTGGGAGGAACCTTCACCACAATCCGTAAGCAGGAAGAATGAGATTGATGATGGAACCTCAGCATGGGGTGACCCAACCCATTGCAACTACAAGCCAGTCAACTTGTGGGATAAGAACGGCGACCCTGCTGGCCAGCAGCTGCATGTACAAGGTCCGGcccaacagcaacaacagcaacaacagcagcagcagcagcagaagcagcaactacagcaacagcagcagcaactacagctacagcaacagcagcagcaacaacaacaacaacagcagcaacaacaacagcagcaacaacaacagcaacagcagcagcagcagcaacaacaacaacaacaacaacagcagcagcagcagcaacaacaacagcagcagcagccaccacaGCAACTGCAGGGACCTCAGATACAGCAGCAGTCTAGTAGGCAGGCTGCAGGGCTCGGAGGTAACAGAGACTACAACACTGGCCATGGACCTGCGAAAGCTTCAGCTATGG ATCCATCAGGTTGGGGTGGTACTTCCCCATCTAGTCCTACAGTAGACAATGGCACAGCAGCATGGGGAAAGTCTATTGAGGCCCCCGCTGGCTGGGGAGACCCTGACAATGCTAGCGGAAAGACGACAAGCTGGGGAAACCCTTCTCCTAACCCCATCAAATCCG GTACAAAGTCTATGCAAGATAGTTGGGGCGAAAAAGAATGCTCGGTGACAGCCTCGCGTCACTCAAgctgggaggatgaggaggagggaggcggcGGCGGCATGTGGAACAGCACCGGCTCCCAGGGAAGCGGTTCATCTTGGGGACAGGGAAGCAACGGCGGCTGGGGACAGAGCCACCCCGGGAAGAAGCCCAACACCAAG gGTCCATTGAAGGCTGGTGGAGGAGACTCGTGGATGAGCCCAATTAACAGGCAGTTCTCTAACATGGGGTTGCTG AACGATGATCCCAGTGGCCCAAACATTGACATGGCTCCGGGTTCTCTCCAGGAGAAGAAGATTGAAGCAGAGAAGAGAGGCATGGGAATGAATGACTACAATGGAGACATGAGGaagggaggtagaggaggaggggggatgCCATATCGTCCACCTGGATTAAAAGAGGCAGCACCTGGGGATGTTGGCTCCTACTATGACAAG ACCTTGCCTTTGACCAATCAGGATGGGTGCCTTGGGGAGGAGGGTCCTTGCTCTCTGTACTCACCACCCACTGTCTACAAGCCCCATTCCCTCTTCAACCATACTATCCCTTTTAGACAA GGCGGTCACGGTATCTTTGGGAGTGGTGGAGGGATTGCTCAGTCAAGATATCAGCCAAGTGTCCCACCCATTAACCAGTCTCCAGGGATACGAGCGCAAGTGCCTCATCAGTTCCTGTCGCCGCAG GTGCCAGGCTCCGTGCTGAAGCAGATGCCCCCTCCCAGCGGGAGCGTGGGGGGTGTCGGCGGCGTGGGAGGAGTGGCAGGAGTCGGGGGAGGTGTGTTCCCTCCACAGCTGTCCCCCCAGCACATCGCCATGCTCAGCAGCATTTACCCACCGCACATTCAGTTTCAATTG gcttgtcagctcctcctccagcagcagcagcagccacatcagcagcaacagcagctgctgcagaatcaGAGGAAATTCACGCCAAATGTGAGGCAGCAGGCTGACCCCCAGCAg TTGGCCAGGATCATGGCagtgctccagcagcagagacagcagcagcaggtcggaGGTCTAGGTGGCAACTCCAAACTCTCCCCCTCCCACCATGGTGTAGGTGGTATGGGAGGTCCCAAGCTGCCTGTGGCTGACCCCATGCCCCATCCAGGCCTGTCAGGATCTGTGGCTGACCTCCACTCCAAAAATCTTGGACCGTACAGTG GGTTTAGTTCTGGGATGAACATCCCCGGTCTTGACCTGGGTGGTTCTGTCGTGGGGGGGCCTGGGGGCATGAAGGACCTTGGGATTCAGCAGTCCCGCTTCAAATGGATGATGGAGGGACACTCTTCTCCAGACACAACCACACCTGAGAATGCATTCCATAAAAACG GTCCTATCGCACCCATAAAGATGCCTGGTGGCTCGCCCTACTCTCAGTACGACATGATGGTTGGAGACGGCCTGGGTGACAACTGGCACCGCACCCCTGGCAAGATGATCCCCAAGCCAACGACAACAACCAGCTGGCCACCTG AGTTCCAGCCCGGTGTTCCCTGGAAGGGAATTGACCGTGTCGACCCCGAATCCGACCCCTACATGACCCCAGGGAGCATGATGGCAAATGCATGTTCTCCCAACCTCAATGATACTGAGCACCAGTTGTTACAAGACAATACAG ATTCCACCCCTCCCCTCAACACCTTGCTGCCTTCACCTGGTGCCTGGCCCTACAGTGCCTCAGACAGTCCCCTCAACAACGCACACAACTCAG TAAAGTACACAGACTACAAGACCAGCTGGCCCCCAGAGCCCATTGGACACAAGTCCTGGAAAGCCAGCCGCGGCACCAGCCAGACCCAGCTTTCCCGCCCACCTCCAGGACTAATGAGTCAAAAGCAGCCATCGTCTTCCCCTTGGTCAGGAGGAGCCCCTCGGCAGGCTGGCAGGAGCTGGGGCGGAAGCACCAGCACCTCTG gcTCAACTTGGAGTGACGGCAGCTCTCGAGAAAGCTGCTGGTTGGTGCTCAGCAACCTCACACCACAG ATCGATGGCTCTACTTTGAGGACCATCTGCATGCAGCACGGCCCCCTGCTGACCTTTCACCTTGGCCTGACCCAGGGCACAGCTCTTATTCGCTATGGATCCAAACAGGAGGCAGCCAAGGCCCAGAGTGCACTCCACAT GTGTGTTCTGGGTAACACCACCATCTTGGCGGAGTTTGTGAGCGAAGAAGATGTGGCTCGCTACATTGCACATTCCCAGGCTGGAGGAACAGGTACCGGAGGAACTGCATCCAGCTCCGCAGGGTCCGGGCCAACATCGAGCTCCGTGGTGGGGGCCAACAGCAACGGAGGAAGCTGTGATAGAGGCGGCAGCGGGGGAGTAGAAGGAGGGTCCACaagtggaggagcaggaaacGGGGGGGCCGGGCCCACAAGCTCTGGGTGGCAGAGTATGGACAGCACAGGCAGCTCATCGGACCCGTCCGGCGGCCAGGGGCCCGGACTCGGCGTCTTCTCACAATGGAGCAACAACGGGACCGGGATGGGTGGGTCCGGAGGTGTGGAGGCTGGAAGGCAGGGCCTGTGGGGGGGAATGGGCGGGATGAGCGGGGGCGGGTACCAGAGCAGCAGCCTATGGGGTTCCCCATCACTGGATGATCGTCACCAGATGGGTAGCCCCGCCTCGCTGCTTCCAGGGGACCTGCTGGGCGGTGGGGCTGATTCCATCTAA